The following coding sequences lie in one Oryza brachyantha chromosome 10, ObraRS2, whole genome shotgun sequence genomic window:
- the LOC102705465 gene encoding uncharacterized protein LOC102705465 isoform X1 gives MLNSSQGTSASPVLVMSLRVHFQSLVTVWKPRELLSLTDSFIRETDGHVVLLRDIAKKNLEKWSDFLSGHTCFRLSSTKVVTDLEKKFEKKSNEQTRPPGVSTYWVMVDNDESKIKKLSEILDKFRSDFVMLYIDCLEEKAESFQRVIADIYHDKGSRKWQTGSCSIFLCNQNEFGTRLSGRNRLDIVLDATVPVDLFYPLEHGRSSTRVVFAWADQLHRLIKAGVDELNAEAYIDFHNIKLTPVKKHGNEGKKVTLMKEGKEGEGQERQKEGEEEQGSEMKVDKMGHVRKINFFAPC, from the exons ATGTTGAATTCATCACAAGGAACATCGGCGTCTCCAGTGCTGGTAATGAG CTTACGAGTGCATTTCCAGTCCCTTGTCACAGTTTGGAAACCTAGGGAATTATTGTCCTTGACAGATTCTTTTATAAGAGAGACTGATGGCCATGTTGTACTACTAAGAGACATCGCCAagaaaaatttggaaaaatgGTCAGATTTTCTGAGTGGACATACCTGTTTCAGATTAAGCTCCACTAAAGTCGTAACCgatttggagaaaaaattCG AGAAAAAATCGAATGAGCAGACTCGTCCTCCTGGGGTATCAACCTACTGGGTTATGGTTGATAATGATGAGTCTAAAATCAAGAAGCTTTCAGAGATTTTGGACAAGTTCAGATCTGATTTTGTCATGCTGTACATTGATTGCCTAGAAGAAAAGGCTGAATCTTTCCAGAGGGTAATCGCTGATATTTATCACGATAAAGGTAGTCGAAAGTGGCAAACAGGTAGTTGCTCCATCTTTCTGTGCAACCAAAATGAGTTTGGCACTAGATTATCTGGAAGGAACAGATTGGATATAGTGCTTGATGCTACTGTTCCAGTGGATTTATTCTACCCTCTGGAACACGGAAGATCAAGCACAAGAGTTGTGTTTGCTTGGGCCGATCAGCTCCATAGGCTCATAAAAGCTGGCGTTGACGAATTGAATGCTGAAGCTTACATTGATTTTCATAACA TCAAGCTAACTCCGGTGAAGAAGCATGGTAATGAGGGCAAGAAGGTAACCCTGATGAAGGAGGGGAAGGAGGGGGAAGGGCAAGAAAGGCAAAAGGAGGGGGAAGAAGAGCAAGGGTCAGAGATGAAGGTGGATAAGATGGGACATGTAAGGAAGATCAATTTCTTTGCCCCTTGTTGA
- the LOC102705465 gene encoding uncharacterized protein LOC102705465 isoform X2, which translates to MHHCMNPGLSTRGQLASTDVEFITRNIGVSSADSFIRETDGHVVLLRDIAKKNLEKWSDFLSGHTCFRLSSTKVVTDLEKKFEKKSNEQTRPPGVSTYWVMVDNDESKIKKLSEILDKFRSDFVMLYIDCLEEKAESFQRVIADIYHDKGSRKWQTGSCSIFLCNQNEFGTRLSGRNRLDIVLDATVPVDLFYPLEHGRSSTRVVFAWADQLHRLIKAGVDELNAEAYIDFHNIKLTPVKKHGNEGKKVTLMKEGKEGEGQERQKEGEEEQGSEMKVDKMGHVRKINFFAPC; encoded by the exons ATGCACCACTG taTGAATCCAGGTCTTTCTACTCGAGGACAGCTTGCATCAACTGATGTTGAATTCATCACAAGGAACATCGGCGTCTCCAGTGCTG ATTCTTTTATAAGAGAGACTGATGGCCATGTTGTACTACTAAGAGACATCGCCAagaaaaatttggaaaaatgGTCAGATTTTCTGAGTGGACATACCTGTTTCAGATTAAGCTCCACTAAAGTCGTAACCgatttggagaaaaaattCG AGAAAAAATCGAATGAGCAGACTCGTCCTCCTGGGGTATCAACCTACTGGGTTATGGTTGATAATGATGAGTCTAAAATCAAGAAGCTTTCAGAGATTTTGGACAAGTTCAGATCTGATTTTGTCATGCTGTACATTGATTGCCTAGAAGAAAAGGCTGAATCTTTCCAGAGGGTAATCGCTGATATTTATCACGATAAAGGTAGTCGAAAGTGGCAAACAGGTAGTTGCTCCATCTTTCTGTGCAACCAAAATGAGTTTGGCACTAGATTATCTGGAAGGAACAGATTGGATATAGTGCTTGATGCTACTGTTCCAGTGGATTTATTCTACCCTCTGGAACACGGAAGATCAAGCACAAGAGTTGTGTTTGCTTGGGCCGATCAGCTCCATAGGCTCATAAAAGCTGGCGTTGACGAATTGAATGCTGAAGCTTACATTGATTTTCATAACA TCAAGCTAACTCCGGTGAAGAAGCATGGTAATGAGGGCAAGAAGGTAACCCTGATGAAGGAGGGGAAGGAGGGGGAAGGGCAAGAAAGGCAAAAGGAGGGGGAAGAAGAGCAAGGGTCAGAGATGAAGGTGGATAAGATGGGACATGTAAGGAAGATCAATTTCTTTGCCCCTTGTTGA